The following proteins are encoded in a genomic region of Heptranchias perlo isolate sHepPer1 chromosome 6, sHepPer1.hap1, whole genome shotgun sequence:
- the LOC137322736 gene encoding high affinity choline transporter 1-like has product MAVNVPGLVAVIVFYVLILATGIWASRKSKHEEKKCPGNKSEVAMVGGRNIGTLVGIFTTTATWVGGGFINGIAEIVYIPHRGLSWTQAPICYCFSLIFGGLFFAKPMRTKQYVTMMDPFQRKFGNTMSSLLFIPAVLGDIFWSASILAALGATITVILDIEAYWSIILSACVIIIYTLLGGLYSVAYTDAMQIVFIIVSLWLCVPFTIINPAVADIKYTMVNELYQSPWIGKIEVNQIGRWIDDLLYMTLGGIPWQVYFQRVLAASSVSQAQRTSYIAGISCFTLSFPSIIIGAVAVSTDWNQTSYGLPTPSERHKSNMILPIVLQYLCPVYISILGIGAISAAVMSSADSSLLSASSMFARNIYKTIIRKKAAEKEVIWVMRTTIVLFGAAATTLALLTDSIFGLWFLSSELVYAILFPQFVCVLFIPNTNAYGSAAGYAIGLTLRLLAGEPFFQIPPVIQYPGISFENDTYVQLFPFKTFTMVLSLLSIVVFSDLASFVFKRKLLPVRFDVFKITHETQEVSATPVEQIAINDRNNHKLEPDKSHM; this is encoded by the exons ATGGCTGTTAACGTCCCTGGACTTGTGGCAGTTATTGTTTTCTACGTGTTAATTCTTGCAACTGGAATTTGGGCTTCTCGAAAATCAAAGCATGAAGAGAAAAAGTGCCCTGGAAACAAAAGTGAGGTGGCCATGGttggagggaggaatattggaacCCTGGTTGGCATTTTTACAACTACAG CAACATGGGTTGGAGGAGGCTTCATCAATGGGATTGCTGAAATAGTCTACATACCACACCGTGGATTAAGCTGGACACAGGCACCCATATGTTATTGTTTCAGTCTTATTTTTG gTGGCCTTTTTTTTGCTAAACCAATGAGAACCAAACAGTATGTCACTATGATGGACCCATTCCAGAGGAAATTTGGTAATACCATGAGCAGTCTCCTTTTTATCCCAGCTGTACTGGGGGATATATTTTGGTCAGCTTCTATTCTTGCCGCATTAG GTGCTACAATAACTGTAATTTTGGATATTGAAGCCTATTGGTCCATCATTCTATCAGCTTGTGTAATTATCATATACACATTATTAGGCGGTCTCTACTCTGTGGCATACACAGATGCAATGCAAATAGTTTTTATTATAGTTAGCCTG TGGCTTTGTGTGCCTTTCACCATTATAAATCCGGCAGTTGCAGACATCAAATACACCATGGTAAATGAACTGTACCAGAGCCCATGGATCGGTAAAATAGAAGTGAACCAGATCGGCCGATGGATTGATGATCTCCTTTATATG ACGCTGGGAGGTATTCCTTGGCAAGTGTATTTTCAGCGAGTTCTTGCTGCATCATCAGTTTCTCAAGCACAAAGAACATCTTATATAGCTGGTATTTCCTGCTTCACATTGTCTTTCCCTTCCATCATTATTGGTGCAGTTGCTGTTTCTACAG ATTGGAATCAAACAAGTTATGGTTTACCAACCCCAAGTGAAAGACACAAATCGAATATGATATTACCCATTGTCCTTCAATACCTTTGCCCGGTTTACATTTCTATATTGGGAATTGGTGCCATTTCAGCAGCAGTTATGTCATCTGCAGATTCATCACTTTTATCAGCAAGTTCAATGTTTGCACGCAATATCTACAAGACCATTATTAGGAAAAAG GCTGCTGAGAAAGAAGTGATATGGGTTATGAGGACAACAATAGTTCTGTTTGGagctgcagctacaacactggcacttcTAACGGACTCGATTTTTGGCCTATGGTTCCTGAGTTCAGAATTAGTGTATGCCATACTGTTTCCACAGTTTGTCTGTGTCCTCTTCATCCCAAACACAAATGCGTATGGATCGGCTGCAGGATATGCTATCGGATTAACCTTGAGACTATTAGCTGGCGAACCTTTCTTTCAAATCCCGCCTGTAATTCAATATCCAGGCATTTCCTTTGAGAATGACACCTATGTGCAACTCTTTCCATTTAAAACTTTCACAATGGTGCTGTCCCTTCTTTCTATTGTGGTGTTCTCAGATCTGGCCTCGTTTGTATTTAAGAGAAAGCTTCTACCTGTAAGATTTGATGTTTTCAAGATTACTCATGAAACTCAGGAAGTGTCTGCAACACCAGTGGAGCAAATTGCTATAAATGATCGTAACAATCATAAACTGGAGCCTGACAAGAGCCATATGTAA